A single genomic interval of Lewinellaceae bacterium harbors:
- a CDS encoding type 1 periplasmic binding fold superfamily protein, with translation MTSNVSISIRFLLLLFAVSALIWTGCQKDDDTPPSNEQELITTVVLTFTAPDGGASAFKFTDPDGDGGNPPTSEDITLAANTTYQLDIEFKDESSASNVKDITAEVREEAEAHLICFAATGVLDIPVTLDTDGNGAPLGLETELETGQAGNGTLTVVLKHEPDKAAADACNTGETDVQAEFEVRVQ, from the coding sequence ATGACTTCTAATGTTTCAATATCTATTCGTTTTTTACTCCTTCTCTTCGCTGTTTCCGCCCTTATCTGGACGGGCTGCCAAAAGGACGACGATACGCCGCCCTCCAACGAGCAGGAACTGATCACCACCGTCGTGCTCACCTTTACCGCGCCGGACGGAGGCGCCTCCGCTTTCAAATTCACCGACCCGGATGGGGACGGCGGCAACCCGCCTACCTCGGAGGATATCACCCTGGCCGCCAATACCACCTACCAACTGGACATCGAATTCAAAGATGAATCGAGTGCCAGCAATGTGAAGGATATTACTGCGGAAGTGCGGGAGGAAGCCGAGGCGCACCTCATCTGCTTCGCCGCCACGGGCGTGCTGGACATCCCCGTTACGCTGGATACCGACGGCAACGGCGCCCCCCTCGGCCTGGAAACGGAACTGGAAACCGGCCAGGCAGGCAATGGCACCCTCACCGTCGTGCTCAAGCACGAGCCGGATAAGGCTGCGGCTGATGCTTGCAATACGGGGGAGACGGATGTGCAGGCGGAGTTTGAGGTGAGGGTGCAATAG
- a CDS encoding TonB-dependent receptor, whose amino-acid sequence MKKKLLLKWQWLLVLSVGAQALTAQNRCDITLQGKVVDAHTQEPVAFANVAIAGSHIGAMADENGVYLIDSICEGSYTIVCSHVNCDHVAHHITLTEDTQKDFLLESHGIFMEEIVVKGKAEPVKATGASATLDAAQLSSERGLSLGNAIEKLPGVTVLNTGATIAKPVIQGLHSNRVLLLNNGVRQEGQQWGNEHAPAIDPFLADKVTVIKGASSVRYGADAIGGVILIAPRPLREKPGIGGEINLQGLSNGRTGLASGMIEGALKGKLPISGRLQGTVKRGGNLRTPAYFLENTGVEELNFSWALGLKKEQWNTELFFSRFYTQLGIFRGSHIGNLTDLANAIERERPLQDGAFSYELGRPQQRIYHELFKWKGALETGELGTLQLQLARQFNRRQEFDAHRAYGSLPGNFDEPQIEFEITTHTAELSWEHQPIHLLRGSIGAHFMQQANTTDRGALIPNYENYTAGFFWIERWKNFPFPLEVEGGLRYDYQWMDVGLQGRDTINRQLAFRNLSGTIGAIYRFPRLVELRFNFGTAWRAPNVNELFSDGVHHGAASFETGDPDLQPERAYNGSFTIELNDKDKLSATLSLFYNVIDHFIFLEPQAEPVLTIRGAFPAFGYAQADARLMGLDWQLAYEAMPGLRLESQASLLRAWNRSREEHLSLMPPDQFEHALRYSFGEDDKTAPYLRLAMINVLEQTRVPGFDSAHPAGIDYAPPPPGHTRFKLEGGAQFRLGKQPLEVSLAVFNMFNASYRQYLNRFRYFADETGRNVSVHLRVPFGDG is encoded by the coding sequence ATGAAGAAGAAGCTATTGCTTAAGTGGCAATGGCTCCTGGTATTGTCTGTCGGCGCCCAGGCGCTGACGGCGCAAAACCGCTGCGACATTACCCTGCAAGGGAAAGTTGTCGACGCACATACCCAGGAGCCGGTGGCTTTCGCCAATGTAGCTATCGCGGGCAGCCATATTGGCGCTATGGCCGACGAAAATGGGGTATACCTCATCGATAGCATCTGCGAAGGTTCTTATACCATCGTGTGTTCGCACGTCAATTGTGATCACGTAGCGCACCATATTACCCTTACCGAAGATACCCAAAAGGATTTCCTGCTCGAATCTCACGGTATCTTCATGGAAGAAATAGTGGTCAAAGGTAAAGCCGAACCGGTAAAGGCAACAGGCGCCAGCGCCACGCTCGATGCCGCCCAGCTGAGTTCCGAACGAGGGCTTTCCCTGGGCAACGCCATCGAGAAGCTGCCCGGCGTAACCGTGCTCAACACCGGCGCCACCATCGCCAAGCCGGTCATCCAGGGCCTGCACAGCAACCGGGTGCTCCTGCTCAACAACGGCGTCCGGCAGGAAGGCCAGCAGTGGGGCAACGAGCACGCTCCGGCAATTGACCCTTTCCTCGCCGATAAAGTAACAGTAATCAAAGGGGCGAGCAGCGTGCGCTACGGAGCCGACGCCATCGGCGGCGTGATATTGATAGCCCCCCGCCCCCTGCGGGAAAAGCCTGGCATAGGAGGAGAAATCAACCTGCAGGGCCTCAGCAACGGCCGCACCGGGCTGGCTTCCGGAATGATAGAAGGGGCGCTCAAGGGCAAACTGCCCATCAGCGGCCGCCTGCAGGGCACCGTCAAGCGGGGCGGCAACCTCCGGACGCCTGCCTACTTCCTGGAGAATACCGGCGTGGAGGAACTCAACTTCTCCTGGGCCCTGGGTTTGAAAAAGGAGCAGTGGAACACCGAGCTGTTCTTCTCCCGCTTTTACACCCAACTGGGCATCTTCAGGGGTTCTCACATCGGCAACCTGACCGACCTGGCGAATGCCATCGAACGGGAACGCCCCCTCCAGGATGGCGCCTTCTCCTACGAACTGGGCCGCCCCCAGCAGCGCATTTACCACGAGCTGTTTAAGTGGAAAGGCGCTTTGGAAACCGGCGAGTTGGGTACTTTACAGCTACAGCTGGCGCGGCAGTTCAACCGAAGGCAGGAGTTCGACGCCCACCGTGCCTACGGCAGCCTGCCCGGCAACTTCGACGAGCCGCAGATCGAGTTCGAGATCACTACCCACACCGCCGAGCTGAGCTGGGAACACCAGCCCATCCACTTGTTGCGGGGCAGTATCGGCGCTCACTTTATGCAGCAGGCCAATACCACCGACCGCGGAGCCCTGATTCCTAATTACGAAAACTATACGGCCGGTTTCTTCTGGATCGAGCGCTGGAAAAACTTCCCCTTCCCCCTGGAAGTGGAAGGCGGCCTGCGCTACGATTACCAGTGGATGGATGTCGGCCTGCAGGGGCGGGACACCATCAACCGGCAACTGGCTTTTCGCAACCTCTCCGGCACGATCGGAGCCATCTACCGCTTCCCCAGGCTGGTAGAGCTGCGCTTCAACTTCGGCACGGCCTGGCGCGCACCCAACGTCAACGAACTGTTCAGCGACGGCGTGCACCACGGCGCCGCCTCCTTCGAAACGGGCGACCCGGACTTGCAACCGGAGCGAGCCTACAACGGCAGCTTCACGATTGAACTGAACGATAAAGACAAGCTGAGCGCTACGCTCAGCCTATTCTACAATGTCATCGACCATTTTATCTTCCTCGAACCGCAGGCAGAACCGGTGCTGACCATCCGCGGCGCTTTCCCGGCTTTTGGCTACGCTCAGGCCGACGCCCGCCTGATGGGGCTCGACTGGCAACTGGCATACGAAGCAATGCCGGGGCTGCGGCTGGAAAGCCAGGCCTCGCTGCTGCGCGCCTGGAATCGTAGCCGGGAGGAGCACCTCAGCCTCATGCCGCCTGACCAGTTCGAGCACGCCCTGCGATACAGCTTCGGGGAAGATGATAAAACGGCTCCCTACCTACGCCTGGCCATGATCAATGTCCTGGAACAAACGCGGGTGCCGGGATTCGACTCCGCTCACCCGGCAGGGATCGACTACGCTCCGCCGCCGCCTGGGCATACGCGTTTCAAGCTGGAGGGAGGGGCGCAGTTCCGCCTCGGCAAACAACCCCTGGAAGTGAGCCTGGCCGTTTTCAACATGTTCAATGCCAGCTACCGGCAGTACCTCAACCGATTCCGCTACTTCGCGGATGAGACGGGGCGCAATGTGTCGGTGCATTTGCGGGTGCCGTTTGGGGATGGTTAA
- a CDS encoding serine hydrolase — MPSFPRFAPLAFLAFLLFATCSKEAAEDPVNHLPEIDTPMEVLAYADSQFVYAIPVEDVDGDMVTVTVEGLPGWLSFEAGSRKLRGTPSRQDEGVRELTIIADDGKGQRSRKLAIRVAVLLTLQEKLDMELLQHFQLTTAGILGVSAAVATPEGELLASTAGRHSYYSGAPLDPSYRYRMASVSKIFTAALILRLAEEGYFQLDSPVQDYLAIDGLEYSEAITIRQLLSHTAGLVDHLNSSDFFTGNWMSRIWTNQDIISYAVQKGMLFEPGTSYAYSNTGFYFLGALAEKVTGLPLRQAFKQWIFEPLGLEQTLYDDFSNPANKIDNLAENIRAYEYHLSAVGAAGAIVSTPTDVAKFGLAVYGGGFLSPASLEQMTTDYGFAAGGDHYGLGTRLWDDHGIIHHGHTGALMDYRTILMYVPAKGICIVLATNDPHSRWFDLVNGLLVDIVQFY, encoded by the coding sequence ATGCCTTCTTTTCCACGTTTCGCACCGCTGGCATTCCTGGCTTTCCTATTGTTTGCCACCTGTTCCAAAGAAGCGGCCGAAGACCCCGTCAACCATCTCCCCGAGATCGATACGCCCATGGAGGTGCTGGCTTACGCCGACTCTCAGTTCGTTTATGCCATTCCGGTAGAGGATGTGGATGGAGACATGGTGACGGTGACAGTGGAAGGCCTGCCCGGCTGGCTCAGTTTTGAAGCGGGCAGCCGCAAGCTGAGGGGCACGCCCTCCCGGCAGGACGAAGGCGTACGCGAGCTAACCATCATCGCCGATGACGGGAAAGGGCAGCGCAGCCGGAAACTCGCCATTCGGGTGGCGGTGCTCCTTACGCTTCAGGAAAAGCTGGATATGGAGCTGCTTCAGCATTTTCAACTGACCACTGCCGGCATCCTGGGCGTTTCGGCGGCGGTGGCCACGCCGGAAGGCGAATTGCTGGCCTCCACGGCCGGCCGGCACAGTTACTACAGCGGCGCCCCTCTCGATCCAAGCTACCGTTACCGGATGGCCAGCGTGTCTAAAATATTTACAGCCGCCCTGATCCTTCGCCTGGCGGAAGAAGGCTACTTTCAGCTGGACAGCCCGGTGCAGGACTACCTGGCCATAGACGGGCTGGAGTACAGCGAGGCCATCACCATCCGGCAGTTGCTGAGCCACACGGCCGGGCTGGTGGACCATCTCAACAGCAGCGATTTCTTTACCGGCAACTGGATGTCCCGTATCTGGACGAATCAGGATATCATCAGCTACGCCGTGCAGAAAGGGATGTTGTTCGAACCGGGCACTTCCTACGCCTATTCCAATACCGGGTTTTACTTCCTGGGCGCTTTAGCCGAGAAGGTGACCGGGCTTCCTTTGCGGCAGGCCTTTAAGCAGTGGATATTCGAACCTTTGGGGCTGGAACAAACCCTGTACGATGACTTCAGCAACCCAGCCAATAAGATCGATAACCTGGCGGAGAACATCCGCGCCTACGAATACCACCTCTCGGCAGTAGGCGCCGCCGGGGCTATCGTCTCCACGCCCACCGATGTGGCGAAATTCGGCCTGGCGGTATACGGCGGCGGATTCCTCAGCCCCGCCTCTCTGGAGCAGATGACTACCGACTACGGCTTTGCCGCCGGCGGAGACCACTACGGCCTGGGCACCCGCTTGTGGGACGACCACGGCATCATCCATCACGGCCATACCGGGGCGTTGATGGACTACCGCACCATTCTGATGTACGTTCCGGCCAAAGGAATCTGCATCGTGCTGGCCACCAATGACCCGCATAGCCGGTGGTTCGACCTGGTAAATGGCCTGCTGGTGGATATTGTGCAGTTTTACTGA
- a CDS encoding serine hydrolase gives MKHIRWPLAAFVLALSCLIVAIADPFNTPPIFVEPHGTYIQAFTESPFELDIEVEDIDDDVLKVTAHNLPDWLTFDPYLVQLYGNPARADKGEYVITIKADDGRVVRTKMISLDVEYGHSVQQHLNEAFSSLYETETTNLLGASAAIITPDGALHTSTMGRSNPWNNDAVSPNHRYRVASVSKLFTSALILRLVEEGRFQLDDKLYDYLPLENIPYSKEVTIRQLLSHTAGVIDHLNHPSFYRGNWKYRTWNASDIHYFASRRRARFKPGQGYAYSNTGFYLLGELIEKVLEKPLAEAYQEYIFDPLNLQQTIYDDFSTRRHKIDSLAENGRAYEYHQSAVGAAGAIVSTPSDIARFGHALYTGKLVSDTSLQEMIKDIGNAAGGDHYGLGMRLWDDNGILHMGHTGALMGYRAILMYLPEYGVTIALATNGQHYKWHDLVNGLMMEMADYYR, from the coding sequence ATGAAACACATCCGTTGGCCCCTGGCAGCCTTTGTTCTAGCCTTGTCCTGCCTGATCGTTGCGATCGCAGACCCCTTCAATACGCCTCCCATCTTCGTGGAGCCGCACGGTACGTATATTCAGGCCTTCACCGAATCACCCTTTGAACTGGATATTGAAGTCGAAGATATTGACGATGATGTATTGAAGGTCACGGCCCACAACCTCCCGGACTGGCTCACCTTCGACCCCTACCTGGTGCAGTTGTACGGCAACCCTGCGCGAGCGGACAAAGGCGAATACGTGATCACCATCAAGGCCGATGACGGCCGGGTGGTCCGCACCAAGATGATCAGCCTGGATGTGGAGTACGGCCATTCGGTACAGCAGCACCTGAATGAGGCTTTTTCCAGCCTTTACGAAACAGAGACTACCAACCTGCTGGGCGCTTCAGCGGCCATCATCACGCCCGACGGCGCCCTGCATACCTCCACCATGGGGCGGAGCAACCCCTGGAACAATGATGCGGTAAGCCCCAACCACCGCTACCGGGTGGCCAGCGTTTCGAAGTTGTTCACCTCTGCCCTGATCCTACGCCTCGTGGAGGAAGGGCGCTTCCAACTGGATGACAAACTCTACGATTACCTGCCGCTCGAGAACATACCCTACAGCAAAGAAGTGACCATCCGGCAGTTGCTTAGCCACACGGCCGGCGTTATCGACCACCTCAACCACCCCTCGTTTTACCGCGGCAACTGGAAATACCGCACCTGGAATGCCAGCGACATCCATTACTTCGCTTCCCGCCGCCGCGCGCGCTTCAAGCCGGGGCAGGGTTACGCCTATTCCAATACCGGTTTTTACCTGTTGGGGGAGCTTATAGAAAAGGTGCTGGAAAAGCCATTGGCGGAAGCCTACCAAGAATACATCTTCGACCCGCTGAACCTCCAACAAACCATTTACGACGATTTCAGCACCCGCCGCCATAAGATCGACAGCCTGGCTGAGAACGGCAGGGCCTACGAATACCATCAATCGGCGGTGGGCGCCGCCGGCGCCATCGTCTCAACGCCCAGCGATATCGCCCGCTTCGGCCATGCCCTTTATACCGGCAAGCTGGTCAGCGACACTTCCCTTCAGGAGATGATCAAAGACATCGGCAATGCTGCCGGCGGCGACCACTACGGCCTGGGCATGCGCCTGTGGGACGACAACGGCATCCTCCACATGGGCCATACCGGCGCGCTGATGGGCTACCGCGCCATCCTGATGTACCTGCCCGAATACGGCGTGACCATCGCCCTGGCCACCAACGGCCAGCACTATAAGTGGCACGACCTGGTGAACGGCCTGATGATGGAAATGGCGGATTATTATCGTTAA
- a CDS encoding S9 family peptidase, with translation MKRTILHLALATAFSLTTMNITKAQFIFPKTDVNPVTDTLHGYYLTDPYRWLEDKDDPKVQKWSRAQHESALDYVNGSYPEVPGLRDEIQAYIDRDVISPMQLVADRQFYTIRKKGDKQSKLYTRLDGEDILLFDPEKLDPSGKTSMTGRDFTEKAERVAVGVQSKGAEISTYYILDTKTGEILGDPIEGLRNFSWTKDEQHAYLWVRTQEMIDQQKPVEVRLHKIGSPRSEDLTLVVPQDAKNFASVFDTRYSDLTFFSEGDFYATHSLRMKQIGSKAEPAEIYANQKFRASPNAIGDKIYFYTNHEAPNFKLMAADKSKPGFENWKVLIPEKEDVVLEGYTVTDDYLIAQEKKDVLSRLRLCALDGTFIKEIEAPEVGNISWVSYNRDVDAVFVGLSTFTSPSKIFRLDPNKLADKKLEWELFYEQEVPVNTEDIEARIEFFKSKDGARVPIFIVHKKGVELNGDNPTLLYGYGGFNIGISPSFVGLRAMFINRGGVFAEVGLRGGDEFGEKWHEDGMLLKKQNTFDDFIAAAEYLIREGYTNTGRLAMEGGSNGGLLVGAVLTQRPDLFKAATCAVPLLDMIRFHKFLIARYWIPEYGDPDKKEDFQNILQYSPYHNIRMGVNHPTTLVIAGENDSRVDPLHAKKFVAALQNNPGQVDPILLYINYDSGHGSGQSTEQLIDFYEFRTRFLLYQLEMVEGN, from the coding sequence ATGAAACGTACCATCCTGCATCTTGCGCTCGCAACTGCATTTAGCCTCACAACAATGAATATTACCAAAGCACAATTCATTTTCCCTAAAACTGATGTGAACCCTGTAACGGACACCCTGCACGGATACTACCTGACCGACCCCTACCGCTGGCTGGAAGACAAAGACGACCCGAAAGTACAGAAGTGGAGCCGCGCCCAGCACGAATCGGCCCTCGATTACGTGAACGGTTCTTACCCCGAAGTGCCCGGCCTGCGCGATGAGATACAGGCCTACATCGACCGCGACGTTATCAGCCCCATGCAGCTGGTCGCCGACCGGCAATTCTACACCATTCGCAAGAAAGGCGACAAGCAGTCCAAGCTCTACACCCGCCTCGACGGGGAAGACATCCTGCTGTTCGACCCGGAAAAGCTCGACCCTTCCGGGAAAACATCTATGACAGGCCGGGATTTCACCGAAAAGGCGGAGCGGGTAGCCGTGGGCGTACAGTCTAAAGGAGCAGAGATCAGCACTTATTATATCCTGGATACCAAAACCGGTGAAATACTGGGGGATCCCATAGAAGGGCTGCGCAACTTCTCCTGGACCAAAGACGAGCAGCACGCCTATTTGTGGGTGCGCACCCAGGAAATGATCGACCAGCAAAAACCGGTGGAGGTCCGCCTCCACAAGATCGGAAGCCCCCGCAGCGAAGATTTGACCCTGGTCGTGCCACAAGACGCCAAGAACTTCGCCTCGGTTTTCGATACCCGCTACAGCGACCTCACCTTTTTCAGCGAAGGCGATTTCTACGCCACCCACTCCCTGCGCATGAAGCAAATCGGCTCCAAGGCAGAACCGGCGGAGATTTACGCCAACCAAAAATTCCGGGCTTCCCCCAACGCCATCGGAGATAAAATCTACTTCTACACCAACCACGAAGCGCCCAATTTCAAACTGATGGCAGCCGACAAAAGCAAGCCCGGTTTCGAAAACTGGAAAGTGCTTATTCCCGAAAAAGAAGACGTCGTCCTGGAAGGCTATACCGTGACGGACGACTACCTGATTGCCCAGGAGAAAAAAGACGTGCTCAGCCGCCTGCGCCTCTGCGCCCTCGACGGCACATTCATCAAGGAGATCGAAGCCCCGGAAGTGGGCAACATTTCCTGGGTCAGCTACAACCGCGATGTGGACGCTGTTTTCGTGGGCCTGAGCACCTTTACCAGCCCCTCCAAAATCTTCCGCCTCGACCCCAATAAACTGGCGGATAAAAAGCTGGAATGGGAACTGTTCTACGAACAGGAAGTGCCGGTCAATACCGAAGATATCGAAGCCCGGATCGAATTCTTTAAATCCAAAGATGGCGCTCGGGTGCCTATTTTCATCGTTCACAAAAAGGGCGTTGAGCTGAATGGCGACAACCCCACCCTGCTCTATGGCTATGGCGGGTTCAACATCGGGATTTCCCCTTCCTTCGTGGGCCTGCGCGCCATGTTCATCAACCGGGGCGGCGTCTTCGCTGAGGTGGGGCTCCGGGGAGGAGATGAGTTCGGAGAGAAATGGCACGAAGACGGCATGCTGCTCAAAAAGCAAAATACCTTCGACGACTTCATTGCCGCTGCCGAATACCTGATCCGGGAGGGCTACACCAATACCGGCAGGCTGGCCATGGAAGGCGGCAGCAACGGCGGCCTGCTGGTCGGCGCCGTGCTCACCCAGCGCCCCGACCTCTTCAAAGCCGCGACCTGCGCCGTACCGCTTCTGGATATGATCCGCTTCCATAAGTTCCTCATCGCCCGCTACTGGATTCCCGAGTACGGAGACCCCGACAAAAAGGAAGACTTTCAGAACATCCTGCAGTACTCGCCTTACCACAACATCCGGATGGGCGTCAACCACCCGACGACTTTAGTCATCGCCGGGGAAAACGACTCCCGGGTGGATCCGCTGCACGCCAAAAAATTCGTCGCTGCCCTGCAAAACAACCCCGGGCAGGTAGACCCCATCTTGCTGTACATCAACTACGACAGCGGCCACGGCTCCGGCCAGTCGACCGAGCAGTTGATCGATTTCTATGAGTTCCGGACGCGGTTTTTGTTGTATCAGCTGGAGATGGTAGAGGGGAATTAA